A stretch of the Clarias gariepinus isolate MV-2021 ecotype Netherlands chromosome 26, CGAR_prim_01v2, whole genome shotgun sequence genome encodes the following:
- the mbtps2 gene encoding membrane-bound transcription factor site-2 protease, which yields MIPVSVVVLVMGGWCSVYLMDTLLRSSSSLRIRYETWLSSSGVFLSPFHVRWHTSIFNSLFARCARLNPHFLYIWFSAGMVFGVVAMFGSVLLLGRTLLQTLAHMMADTPDGSHEQVLQVVVPGVNLPVSQLAYFFIAILLSGVIHEFGHGVAALREQVRLNGFGMFLFVIYPGAFVDLFTTHLNLISPVQQLRIFCAGVWHNFMLCVAAVCFLLLLPLFLFPFYYTGAGALVTEVLEGSPASGPRGLFVGDLVTRLEECEVSGVDDWHACIQQLSHRPQGGYCVHQRTLQLHHAAGREFKRLDGTMECCSNNSLTDLCFSYTTESSNKQFACLPVRRTIQTGHTCHSNSDCRTDVSPSVCVIPSLENQTRLIRVQHPPQADMLFVGYMSHLQYSVSLTNFVPRLGFLHLDLPVMLETLCKYLVSLSGALAVVNAVPCFALDGQWMLNAFLEATLSSCLPEKSNRELLGFFILLGGSALLAANVALGLWMVTAR from the exons ATGATTCCGGTGTCcgtggtggtgttggtgatgGGAGGATGGTGCTCGGTTTATCTTATGGACACTTTGCTCAGG tcgTCCAGCTCTCTGCGGATCCGTTACGAGACGTGGCTGTCCTCCAGCGGCGTCTTTCTGTCGCCCTTCCACGTTCGCTGGCACACCAGCATCTTCAACTCGCTGTTCGCCAGATGTGCACGTCTCAACCCGCATTTCCTGTACATATG gttcaGCGCGGGGATGGTGTTTGGCGTGGTGGCCATGTTCGGCTCGGTCCTCCTGCTCGGGCGCACTCTGCTACAGACTCTGGCTCACATGATGGCCGACACTCCGGACGGTTCCCATGAGCAGGTTCTACAGGTGGTG GTTCCGGGAGTGAACCTGCCTGTTAGTCAGCTGGCCTACTTCTTTATTGCTATTCTGCTCAGTGGAGTTATACACGAGTTTGGCCACGGGGTGGCAGCACTGAG GGAGCAGGTGAGGCTGAATGGCTTCGGCATGTTCCTTTTCGTCATTTACCCCGGAGCGTTTGTGGACCTCTTCACCACTCATCTGAACCTCATCTCGCCTGTCCAGCAGCTGCGAATATTCTGTGCAG gtgtgtggcACAACTTCATGCTGTGTGTGGCGGCGGTGTGTTTCCTCCTCCTGCTGCCGCTCTTCCTCTTCCCGTTCTACTACACTGGAGCCGGAGCGCTGGTCACTGAGGTCCTGGAG GGTTCTCCAGCGAGCGGCCCTCGCGGCCTGTTTGTTGGAGATCTGGTGACGCGGCTGGAGGAGTGTGAGGTGAGCGGGGTGGACGACTGGCACGCCTGCATCCAGCAGCTCTCTCACCGGCCTCAGGGAGGGTACTGCGTCCACCAGCGCACACTGCAGCTCCACCACGCCGCCGGCAGAG AGTTCAAGCGTCTGGACGGAACGATGGAGTGCTGCAGCAACAACAGCCTGACTGACCTCTGCTTCTCCTACACCACTGAGAGCAGTAACAAACAG tttGCATGTCTACCCGTCCGGAGGACGATCCAGACAGGTCATACGTGTCACAGTAACTCGGACTGCAGGACGGACGTGTCTCCCAGCGTGTGTGTGATCCCGTCACTGGAAAACCAGACTCGGCTGATCCGGGTGCAGCACCCCCCGCAGGCCGACATGCTGTTTGTGGGCTACATGTCACACCTGCAGTACTCGG TGAGTCTCACTAACTTTGTTCCTCGACTCGGTTTCCTTCACCTCGACCTACCGGTGATGCTGGAGACGCTGTGCAA ATACTTGGTCTCGTTATCCGGCGCTCTGGCCGTGGTGAACGCGGTGCCGTGCTTCGCTCTGGACGGTCAGTGGATGCTAAACGCTTTCCTGGAGGCCACGCTGAGCTCCTGTCTCCCGGAGAAGAGCAACCGCGAGCTGCTGGGGTTCTTCATCCTGCTCGGGGGCAGCGCCCTGCTCGCCGCTAACGTCGCTCTCGGATTGTGGATGGTCACGGCTCGATAA
- the smpx gene encoding small muscular protein: MSKQPSTNVKALQANLNIPMGALRPGGGPPVIKKEETQDKEEVPAEPAVPQEDKKHLPGAVRLPGPAVNLSEIQNVKSELRWVTKD; encoded by the exons ATGTCTAAACAGCCGTCCACAAACGTAAAAGCTTTacag GCCAACCTCAATATTCCGATGGGAGCTTTGCGCCCGGGTGGGGGACCTCCTGTGATAAAGAAAGAGGAGACACAGGACAAGGAGGAG GTACCAGCCGAACCGGCCGTCCCTCAGGAAGATAAGAAGCATCTTCCCGGTGCTGTGAGACTTCCAGGACCCGCGGTTAACCTTTCCGAGATCCAGAACGTCAAAAGCGAGCTCAGATGGGTCACAAAAGACTAG